Proteins encoded by one window of Gambusia affinis linkage group LG17, SWU_Gaff_1.0, whole genome shotgun sequence:
- the taf1c gene encoding TATA box-binding protein-associated factor RNA polymerase I subunit C isoform X1: MDYQFPRELFPSFYSCEPPNRVQRHSAGGWGCYHGVLAQGGTGSLSSWAFTSKRQLGGEVWRQTEPVPVPLLSPRKAFQEFLTPPDPLDFLKHMQNFYMDHGPDAFGCMSEILGENFYFKKAKKKEKYRKGSVNMWRTKCFVNQLKFNMCPMAYRSKSLDRYSSLLWDVVHDVPPELLGSLLYEELAEQRDRMQFSEAATGGALAFVPFSQSEGCLLYPGGPGMDRLNFHRVALERDGDACVDAGGRKPVSFQLKAPIRQISCGSHFGDSCVAVRTDHVCGVWGMADQREPRLLQVVGTRAAASCVSVSPHILGEVLVASESGAANLWTVGRGMQAVRTEESNLYFNAESSWRWCEFSAHPRVMLYADRTGVELTDFRLESNPGRTLFRISSTSDCQSGERLLLARFLGEAHPFHHLLTTQHSAYVMDERFPCVPMLKWDHMMEAPPLFCHVAPGSASGTTKVLLGSQSSQEITLLQYSGGRVEACCSHGSPQVLLRPRDSLALLPVQIPHRQQTAAHRLASPAAGLTCFQKMSVSTATMIVLQLTVAGDVFYQILERDDGKPGVPETGAAETGAPETGAPETGAFSSLLVVETSSDEDVVMPTQAPNAPTFVPETPDRNQSSDWSPDQIPSLVAVGNEADWSVPSVLSGATCRAWRRWLQKLRRREGKPGAPPHLAVRTAGLLSVAEPGAAGRHLQGALQQDLRRCMQTQSLLLNSDLDPVPVPAAVDTEAWRDPLSERLTAAWRGGKEAWLEWWQEELGENRAMKKEALRRRRRRQKEAQRAAGRHLQLSGSFTSSISYQTDLDDFSGWSSGTSGPLSDSQRSGPLGRLAAFLEDQDDSPPPPDRLDPSSRTPEPQTANQRSRNLADQSLSSVWETQDDPPLHPAPSSSYSQLPSFTSLTPSTASQSQRGALQASQPKKKKSRMGF, from the exons ATGGATTATCAGTTTCCTCGGGAACTTTTCCCCTCGTTTTACAGCTGCGAACCGCCGAACCGGGTCCAGAGACACAGCGCAGGAGGATGGGGCTGCTACCACGGAGTCTTAGCGCAG GGCGGCACCGGCTCTCTCTCCAGCTGGGCGTTCACGTCCAAACGGCAGCTTGGAGGGGAGGTCTGGCGCCAGACGGAGCCGGTTCCGGTTCCCCTGCTGTCCCCTAGGAAAG cgTTCCAGGAATTCCTGACGCCTCCTGATCCGCTGGACTTCTTAAAACAC ATGCAGAACTTCTACATGGATCACGGACCGGACGCCTTCGGGTGCATGAGTGAGATCCTGGGAGAAAACTTCTACTTCAAGAAAGCCAAGAAGAAGGAG AAATATCGTAAAGGTTCGGTCAACATGTGGAGGACGAAGTGCTTCGTCAACCAGCTGAAGTTCAACAT GTGTCCCATGGCGTACCGGTCCAAGTCTTTGGACCGGTACTCCAGCCTGCTGTGGGACGTGGTCCATGACGTTCCCCCGGAGCTGCTGGGCTCGCTGCTGTACGAGGAGCTGGCCGAGCAGAGGGACCGCATGCAGTTCTCAGAGGCGGCCACCGGGGGCGCTCTGGCCTTCGTCCCGTTCTCACAGAGCGAGGGCTGCCTGCTGTACCCCGGGGGTCCGGGAATGGACCGCCTCA ACTTCCACAGGGTGGCGCTGGAGCGCGACGGCGACGCCTGCGTGGACGCCGGTGGCCGGAAGCCGGTCAGCTTCCAGCTGAAGGCTCCGATCCGACAGATCAGCTGCGGCTCGCACTTCGGCGACA GCTGCGTCGCCGTGCGCACCGACCACGTCTGTGGAGTCTGGGGGATGGCGGACCAGAGGGAGCCGCGCCTGCTGCAGGTGGTCGGCACCAGAGCTGCTGCCAGCTGCGTCAGCGTCAG TCCCCACATTCTGGGTGAAGTCCTGGTGGCGAGTGAGAGCGGAGCGGCGAACCTGTGGACGGTCGGCAGAGG GATGCAGGCGGTCCGGACGGAGGAGAGCAACTTGTACTTCAACGCCGAGTCGTCATGGCGATGGTGCGAATTCTCCGCCCACCCAAGAGTGATGCTGTATGCCGACCGGACGGGGGTGGAGCTCACAGACTTCAGG TTGGAGTCGAATCCGGGTCGCACTCTGTTCCGGATCAGCAGCACCTCAGACTGCCAGAGCGGAGAGCGCCTCCTCCTGGCCAGGTTCCTGGGAGAAGCTCACCCCTTTCACCACCTCCTCACCACGCAG CACTCGGCCTACGTCATGGACGAGCGCTTCCCCTGCGTCCCCATGCTGAAGTGGGACCACATGATGGAGGCTCCGCCCCTTTTCTGCCACGTGGCTCCGGGCTCCGCGTCAGGAACCACGAAGGTTCTGCTCGGGTCGCAGTCGTCTCAGGAGATCACGCTGCTGCAGTACTCTG GGGGCAGAGTGGAGGCGTGCTGCAGCCATGGTTCTCCTCAGGTTCTGCTCCGACCCAGAGACAGTCTGGCTCTGCTCCCGGTCCAGATCCCGCACCGTCAGCAGACCGCCGCCCACAGACTGGCTTCACCGGCTGCAG GCCTGACGTGTTTCCAGAAAATGTCGGTCTCTACGGCGACCATGATTGTCCTCCAGCTGACGGTGGCGGGGGACGTCTTCTACCAGATCTTGGAGCGGGATGACGGAAAACCCGGAGTGCCGGAGACCGGAGCAGCAGAAACTGGAGCACCAGAAACCGGAGCGCCGGAGACCGGAGCTTTCTCCTCGCTGCTGGTCGTTGAAACGTCCAGCGACGAGGACGTCGTCATGCCAACGCAGGCTCCCAACGCTCCCACGTTTGTCCCAGAAACGCCCGACAGGAACCAGAGTTCAGATTG GTCTCCGGATCAGATCCCGTCGTTGGTCGCCGTTGGTAACGAAGCGGATTGGTCGGTTCCCTCGGTGCTGAGCGGCGCCACGTGTCGGGCCTGGAGGCGCTGGCTGCAGAAGCTGAGGAGACGGGAAGGGAAACCCGGCGCTCCGCCGCACCTCGCGGTCCGAACCGCTGGCCTGCTGAGCGTAGCTGAGCCCGGCGCCGCCGGACgccacctgcagggggcgctgcagcagGACCTGCGGCGCTGCATGCAGACTCAGTCGCTGCTGCTGAACAGCGACCTGGACCCGGTACCGGTGCCGGCGGCGGTGGATACCGAGGCGTGGCGCGACCCGCTGAGCGAGCGGCTGACGGCGGCGTGGCGCGGCGGCAAGGAGGCGTGGCTGGAGTGGTGGCAGGAGGAGCTGGGGGAGAACCGGGCCATGAAGAAGGAGgcgctgaggaggaggaggaggaggcagaagGAGGCGCAGCGCGCGGCGGGGCGCCACCTGCAGCTCAGCGGCAGCTTCACCTCCTCCATCAGCTACCAGACGGACCTGGACGATTTCTCCGGCTGGTCCTCGGGAACCAGCGGCCCGCTGTCTGACAGCCAGCGGAGCGGGCCTCTGGGCCGGCTGGCCGCCTTCCTGGAGGATCAGGACGACTCGCCGCCGCCGCCGGACCGTCTGGATCCGTCCAGCAGAACTCCAGAACCacaaacagccaatcagaggagcagaAATCTGGCTGACCAATCACTGAGCTCTGTGTGGGAAACTCAG GAtgatcctcctcttcatcccgccccctcctcctcatACTCTCAGCTGCCCAGCTTCACGTCTCTGACGCCCTCCACGGCGTCGCAGAGCCAGCGGGGGGCGCTGCAGGCGTCCCAacccaagaagaagaaatcccGGATGGGATTTTGA
- the taf1c gene encoding TATA box-binding protein-associated factor, RNA polymerase I, subunit C isoform X2 has protein sequence MDYQFPRELFPSFYSCEPPNRVQRHSAGGWGCYHGVLAQGGTGSLSSWAFTSKRQLGGEVWRQTEPVPVPLLSPRKAFQEFLTPPDPLDFLKHMQNFYMDHGPDAFGCMSEILGENFYFKKAKKKEKYRKGSVNMWRTKCFVNQLKFNMCPMAYRSKSLDRYSSLLWDVVHDVPPELLGSLLYEELAEQRDRMQFSEAATGGALAFVPFSQSEGCLLYPGGPGMDRLNFHRVALERDGDACVDAGGRKPVSFQLKAPIRQISCGSHFGDSCVAVRTDHVCGVWGMADQREPRLLQVVGTRAAASCVSVSPHILGEVLVASESGAANLWTVGRGMQAVRTEESNLYFNAESSWRWCEFSAHPRVMLYADRTGVELTDFRLESNPGRTLFRISSTSDCQSGERLLLARFLGEAHPFHHLLTTQHSAYVMDERFPCVPMLKWDHMMEAPPLFCHVAPGSASGTTKVLLRPRDSLALLPVQIPHRQQTAAHRLASPAAGLTCFQKMSVSTATMIVLQLTVAGDVFYQILERDDGKPGVPETGAAETGAPETGAPETGAFSSLLVVETSSDEDVVMPTQAPNAPTFVPETPDRNQSSDWSPDQIPSLVAVGNEADWSVPSVLSGATCRAWRRWLQKLRRREGKPGAPPHLAVRTAGLLSVAEPGAAGRHLQGALQQDLRRCMQTQSLLLNSDLDPVPVPAAVDTEAWRDPLSERLTAAWRGGKEAWLEWWQEELGENRAMKKEALRRRRRRQKEAQRAAGRHLQLSGSFTSSISYQTDLDDFSGWSSGTSGPLSDSQRSGPLGRLAAFLEDQDDSPPPPDRLDPSSRTPEPQTANQRSRNLADQSLSSVWETQDDPPLHPAPSSSYSQLPSFTSLTPSTASQSQRGALQASQPKKKKSRMGF, from the exons ATGGATTATCAGTTTCCTCGGGAACTTTTCCCCTCGTTTTACAGCTGCGAACCGCCGAACCGGGTCCAGAGACACAGCGCAGGAGGATGGGGCTGCTACCACGGAGTCTTAGCGCAG GGCGGCACCGGCTCTCTCTCCAGCTGGGCGTTCACGTCCAAACGGCAGCTTGGAGGGGAGGTCTGGCGCCAGACGGAGCCGGTTCCGGTTCCCCTGCTGTCCCCTAGGAAAG cgTTCCAGGAATTCCTGACGCCTCCTGATCCGCTGGACTTCTTAAAACAC ATGCAGAACTTCTACATGGATCACGGACCGGACGCCTTCGGGTGCATGAGTGAGATCCTGGGAGAAAACTTCTACTTCAAGAAAGCCAAGAAGAAGGAG AAATATCGTAAAGGTTCGGTCAACATGTGGAGGACGAAGTGCTTCGTCAACCAGCTGAAGTTCAACAT GTGTCCCATGGCGTACCGGTCCAAGTCTTTGGACCGGTACTCCAGCCTGCTGTGGGACGTGGTCCATGACGTTCCCCCGGAGCTGCTGGGCTCGCTGCTGTACGAGGAGCTGGCCGAGCAGAGGGACCGCATGCAGTTCTCAGAGGCGGCCACCGGGGGCGCTCTGGCCTTCGTCCCGTTCTCACAGAGCGAGGGCTGCCTGCTGTACCCCGGGGGTCCGGGAATGGACCGCCTCA ACTTCCACAGGGTGGCGCTGGAGCGCGACGGCGACGCCTGCGTGGACGCCGGTGGCCGGAAGCCGGTCAGCTTCCAGCTGAAGGCTCCGATCCGACAGATCAGCTGCGGCTCGCACTTCGGCGACA GCTGCGTCGCCGTGCGCACCGACCACGTCTGTGGAGTCTGGGGGATGGCGGACCAGAGGGAGCCGCGCCTGCTGCAGGTGGTCGGCACCAGAGCTGCTGCCAGCTGCGTCAGCGTCAG TCCCCACATTCTGGGTGAAGTCCTGGTGGCGAGTGAGAGCGGAGCGGCGAACCTGTGGACGGTCGGCAGAGG GATGCAGGCGGTCCGGACGGAGGAGAGCAACTTGTACTTCAACGCCGAGTCGTCATGGCGATGGTGCGAATTCTCCGCCCACCCAAGAGTGATGCTGTATGCCGACCGGACGGGGGTGGAGCTCACAGACTTCAGG TTGGAGTCGAATCCGGGTCGCACTCTGTTCCGGATCAGCAGCACCTCAGACTGCCAGAGCGGAGAGCGCCTCCTCCTGGCCAGGTTCCTGGGAGAAGCTCACCCCTTTCACCACCTCCTCACCACGCAG CACTCGGCCTACGTCATGGACGAGCGCTTCCCCTGCGTCCCCATGCTGAAGTGGGACCACATGATGGAGGCTCCGCCCCTTTTCTGCCACGTGGCTCCGGGCTCCGCGTCAGGAACCACGAAG GTTCTGCTCCGACCCAGAGACAGTCTGGCTCTGCTCCCGGTCCAGATCCCGCACCGTCAGCAGACCGCCGCCCACAGACTGGCTTCACCGGCTGCAG GCCTGACGTGTTTCCAGAAAATGTCGGTCTCTACGGCGACCATGATTGTCCTCCAGCTGACGGTGGCGGGGGACGTCTTCTACCAGATCTTGGAGCGGGATGACGGAAAACCCGGAGTGCCGGAGACCGGAGCAGCAGAAACTGGAGCACCAGAAACCGGAGCGCCGGAGACCGGAGCTTTCTCCTCGCTGCTGGTCGTTGAAACGTCCAGCGACGAGGACGTCGTCATGCCAACGCAGGCTCCCAACGCTCCCACGTTTGTCCCAGAAACGCCCGACAGGAACCAGAGTTCAGATTG GTCTCCGGATCAGATCCCGTCGTTGGTCGCCGTTGGTAACGAAGCGGATTGGTCGGTTCCCTCGGTGCTGAGCGGCGCCACGTGTCGGGCCTGGAGGCGCTGGCTGCAGAAGCTGAGGAGACGGGAAGGGAAACCCGGCGCTCCGCCGCACCTCGCGGTCCGAACCGCTGGCCTGCTGAGCGTAGCTGAGCCCGGCGCCGCCGGACgccacctgcagggggcgctgcagcagGACCTGCGGCGCTGCATGCAGACTCAGTCGCTGCTGCTGAACAGCGACCTGGACCCGGTACCGGTGCCGGCGGCGGTGGATACCGAGGCGTGGCGCGACCCGCTGAGCGAGCGGCTGACGGCGGCGTGGCGCGGCGGCAAGGAGGCGTGGCTGGAGTGGTGGCAGGAGGAGCTGGGGGAGAACCGGGCCATGAAGAAGGAGgcgctgaggaggaggaggaggaggcagaagGAGGCGCAGCGCGCGGCGGGGCGCCACCTGCAGCTCAGCGGCAGCTTCACCTCCTCCATCAGCTACCAGACGGACCTGGACGATTTCTCCGGCTGGTCCTCGGGAACCAGCGGCCCGCTGTCTGACAGCCAGCGGAGCGGGCCTCTGGGCCGGCTGGCCGCCTTCCTGGAGGATCAGGACGACTCGCCGCCGCCGCCGGACCGTCTGGATCCGTCCAGCAGAACTCCAGAACCacaaacagccaatcagaggagcagaAATCTGGCTGACCAATCACTGAGCTCTGTGTGGGAAACTCAG GAtgatcctcctcttcatcccgccccctcctcctcatACTCTCAGCTGCCCAGCTTCACGTCTCTGACGCCCTCCACGGCGTCGCAGAGCCAGCGGGGGGCGCTGCAGGCGTCCCAacccaagaagaagaaatcccGGATGGGATTTTGA
- the ccng2 gene encoding cyclin-G2, which yields MDAVRLMKELRVNYEQEEDFLPREAGLNLIVSAQQTGGQITARSRDVTVEDLWSLTSFFGYSTQSFVQAVSLLDRFLAMMRVQPKHLSCVSLSCLHLAARVTEEECDLTPADELIRIGQCRFTVSDLGRMEKIVAEKLRFKSKAVTALTFLQLYHQITLTHATYRKETLSLEKLEAQLKACLCRIAFSKAKPSVLALALLRQEMKSLQSEDMLEIAFHIQRHLKIPDAELQRWSERVARCLSDYASPKCSKPNHRKLQWIVSRRTAQNLHSHRSVPELPTIPEGCWDESESEDSGEDVMSSGDESLCSSLGSDAEGPFFPLHLRRQYLAA from the exons ATGGATGCCGTGCGGCTAATGAAGGAGCTGAGGGTGAATtatgagcaggaggaggattTTCTGCCCAGAGAGGCGGGCCTGAACCTCATCGTTTCTGCCCAGCAG ACCGGCGGCCAGATCACAGCCAGGAGCCGGGATGTGACCGTGGAGGATCTGTGGAGCCTGACCAGCTTCTTCGGTTACAGCACCCAGAGCTTCGTCCAGGCCGTCAGCCTGCTGGACAGATTCCTGGCCATGATGAGG gtccAGCCCAAACACCTGTCCTGCGTCAGCCTCAGCTGCCTCCACCTGGCGGCCAGAGTGACGGAGGAGGAGTGCGACCTGACGCCGGCCGACGAGCTCATCCGCATCGGCCAGTGCCGCTTCACCGTGTCCGACCTCGGCCGCATGGAGAAGATCGTCGCCGAGAAGCTGCGCTTCAAGTCCAAAGCCGTGACCGCCTTAACCTTCCTGCAGCTCTACCACCAGATCACGCTCACGCACGCCACCTACAG GAAGGAGACGCTGAGCCTGGAGAAGCTGGAAGCTCAGCTGAAAGCCTGTCTGTGCCGGATCGCCTTCTCCAAAGCAAAG CCGTCCGTCCTGGCCCTGGCTCTCCTCAGGCAGGAGATGAAGAGCCTCCAGTCGGAGGACATGCTGGAGATCGCCTTCCACATCCAGAGACACCTGAAG ATTCCCGACGCGGAGCTGCAGCGGTGGAGCGAGCGGGTGGCCCGCTGCCTGTCGGACTACGCCTCGCCCAAATGCAGCAAGCCCAACCACCGGAAGCTGCAGTGGATCGTGTCCCGGCGGACCGCGCAGAACCTGCACAGCCACCGCAGCGTGCCGGAGCTGCCCACCATCCCAGAGGGCTGCTGGGACGAGAGCGAGAG TGAGGACTCTGGTGAAGACGTGATGAGCTCAGGAGACGAGtctctctgcagctctctggGCAGCGACGCCGAAGGCCCCTTCTTCCCGCTGCACCTCCGCCGCCAGTACCTCGCCGCCTGa